One region of Bacillus pumilus genomic DNA includes:
- a CDS encoding thiamine pyrophosphate-dependent dehydrogenase E1 component subunit alpha, giving the protein MEMALTKEKAVWMYQKMQEIRQFEDQVHMLFTKGILPGFVHLYAGEEAVAVGVCAHLNEQDSITSTHRGHGHCIAKGCDLKGMMAEIYGKATGLCKGKGGSMHIADFDKGMLGANGIVGGGFPLACGAALTAKYKNTDNVSVCFFGDGANNQGTFHEGINLAAIWKLPVIFIAENNGYGEATPFSYASSCKSIVDRAASYGIPGIQVDGKDVTAVYQAAEQAIERAKNGEGPTLIECMTYRNYGHFEGDAQRYKTNQEKTEHQEEKDAITLFKNELLKQQLLTDQEISSIEATVAEAIDQAVRFSEESEYPDHTELLTDVYVSY; this is encoded by the coding sequence ATGGAAATGGCACTCACAAAAGAAAAAGCCGTTTGGATGTATCAAAAAATGCAGGAAATCCGCCAATTTGAAGATCAAGTACACATGCTTTTTACAAAGGGGATCTTGCCAGGTTTTGTCCATCTTTATGCTGGTGAAGAAGCTGTTGCTGTAGGAGTCTGCGCTCATCTGAATGAACAAGACAGTATTACAAGTACACACCGTGGCCACGGTCATTGTATCGCTAAGGGCTGTGATCTAAAAGGAATGATGGCAGAAATCTATGGAAAAGCCACAGGCCTTTGTAAAGGAAAAGGCGGATCTATGCACATTGCAGATTTTGATAAAGGAATGCTCGGTGCCAACGGAATTGTTGGAGGCGGCTTTCCACTTGCGTGCGGGGCAGCCCTCACGGCTAAATATAAAAATACAGATAATGTAAGCGTTTGCTTTTTTGGGGATGGTGCTAACAATCAAGGGACTTTTCACGAAGGAATCAATCTCGCTGCCATCTGGAAACTGCCAGTCATTTTCATCGCAGAAAACAATGGTTACGGGGAAGCAACGCCATTTTCCTATGCTTCAAGCTGCAAATCGATTGTGGATCGAGCCGCCAGTTATGGTATTCCGGGTATTCAAGTAGATGGAAAAGATGTGACAGCTGTTTATCAAGCAGCAGAACAAGCGATAGAACGAGCAAAAAATGGAGAAGGTCCGACATTGATTGAATGCATGACATATCGGAATTATGGTCATTTTGAAGGAGACGCCCAGCGCTACAAAACCAATCAAGAAAAAACCGAACATCAAGAAGAGAAAGATGCCATCACTCTTTTTAAAAATGAATTATTAAAGCAGCAGCTGCTAACGGATCAAGAGATATCAAGTATTGAAGCGACTGTAGCAGAAGCGATAGATCAAGCCGTGAGATTCAGTGAAGAAAGTGAATATCCAGATCATACTGAATTGCTGACTGATGTGTATGTTTCATATTAA
- a CDS encoding dihydrolipoamide acetyltransferase family protein translates to MAVEVVMPKLGMSMKEGTVSVWNKEVGESVNKGESIASINSEKIEMEIESPAEGTILDIKVSEGEGVPPGTVICYIGEGNEPVEEKKARDNQSKTKKERKKISPVARKMANSANLDIDTLVGTGPGGRITKEDVLHALPERKEKKQEEKKQNETEHQPINMMRKTIASRMMESLQTSAQLTITMKADVTKLTNLQQQLNETAIARYDTKLTITDFVAKAAILSLLEHPAMNSQYHNGVVETFENVHLGIAAALDNGLAVPVIRHAERLTLIELAKSIKLYGQKAREGKLLHDEIQGSTFTLTNLGAYGVEHFTPILNPPEAGILGVGTMYDTPVYREDELCKGTILPLSLTFDHRVLDGAPASAFLSTVKAHLEEPISILL, encoded by the coding sequence ATGGCTGTCGAAGTTGTGATGCCTAAATTGGGCATGTCGATGAAAGAAGGAACGGTATCTGTCTGGAATAAGGAGGTCGGTGAGTCTGTAAATAAAGGGGAAAGCATTGCAAGCATCAACTCCGAAAAAATTGAAATGGAGATTGAATCACCTGCTGAAGGAACCATATTGGATATAAAAGTATCTGAGGGAGAAGGTGTACCGCCTGGCACGGTCATCTGCTATATCGGTGAAGGAAATGAACCAGTGGAGGAAAAGAAAGCTAGAGACAACCAGTCAAAAACAAAGAAAGAGAGAAAGAAAATCTCACCTGTTGCCCGTAAAATGGCGAATAGCGCCAACCTAGACATTGATACGCTCGTGGGGACAGGACCAGGTGGAAGAATTACGAAAGAGGATGTGCTTCATGCGCTTCCTGAACGGAAAGAGAAAAAACAAGAAGAGAAAAAACAAAATGAGACAGAGCATCAGCCTATTAACATGATGCGGAAAACAATTGCCTCAAGAATGATGGAAAGCCTGCAAACAAGTGCACAATTAACCATTACGATGAAAGCGGACGTGACAAAACTTACAAACTTACAACAACAGCTGAATGAAACAGCCATAGCACGTTACGATACAAAGTTGACCATCACCGATTTTGTAGCCAAAGCAGCGATCCTTTCGTTGTTAGAACATCCTGCGATGAACAGTCAATATCATAACGGAGTTGTGGAAACCTTTGAGAATGTTCATCTTGGCATTGCTGCTGCGTTAGATAACGGATTGGCTGTACCGGTCATTCGGCATGCGGAGCGGTTAACGCTGATAGAGCTGGCGAAGAGCATTAAATTGTATGGCCAAAAAGCACGTGAAGGAAAGCTTCTTCATGATGAAATTCAAGGTTCAACCTTTACATTGACCAATCTTGGAGCGTATGGTGTAGAGCATTTCACGCCAATTTTGAATCCGCCGGAAGCGGGGATCCTTGGCGTCGGAACAATGTATGACACCCCTGTTTATCGAGAGGATGAATTGTGCAAAGGAACCATCCTGCCACTCAGTCTTACGTTTGATCACCGCGTACTGGACGGAGCACCGGCATCCGCATTTTTATCAACGGTCAAAGCACATTTAGAAGAACCAATATCCATTCTTTTATAG
- a CDS encoding alpha-ketoacid dehydrogenase subunit beta, translating to MTREISMSSALNEAIKLAMRRDEDVILMGEDVAGGAHVDHLQDDEAWGGVLGVTKGIVQEFGRERVLDTPISEAGYVGAAMAAASTGLRPIAELMFNDFIGTCLDQVLNQGAKFRYMFGGKAEVPITIRTTHGAGFRAAAQHSQSLYALFTSIPGLKVVVPSSPYDAKGLLLAAIEDQDPVIFFEDKTLYNITGDVPERYYTLPLGKADVKREGSDVTIFAVGKQVHTALEAAEQLSAQGIEAEVIDPRSLSPLDEEAILTSVEKTNRLVIVDEANPRCGIAADISSLIADKGFDLLDAPIKKVTAPHTPVPFSPPLEDIYLPTPDKVVNTVLELIGKSHDKILN from the coding sequence ATGACAAGAGAAATCAGCATGTCTAGTGCTTTGAATGAAGCGATTAAACTGGCAATGAGAAGAGACGAAGATGTCATTTTAATGGGAGAAGATGTTGCGGGTGGCGCTCATGTAGATCACTTACAGGATGATGAAGCATGGGGCGGTGTTCTTGGTGTAACGAAAGGAATCGTTCAGGAGTTTGGACGTGAGCGTGTCCTTGACACGCCGATTAGTGAAGCTGGCTATGTAGGCGCGGCTATGGCAGCTGCTTCAACAGGGCTAAGACCAATTGCGGAGCTCATGTTTAATGATTTTATCGGTACTTGTCTGGACCAAGTCCTGAATCAAGGCGCAAAATTCCGATACATGTTTGGCGGAAAAGCAGAGGTGCCAATCACGATTCGAACGACACATGGGGCGGGTTTTAGAGCAGCTGCCCAGCATTCACAAAGTTTGTATGCACTATTTACAAGCATCCCTGGATTGAAAGTAGTTGTGCCTTCTTCACCATATGATGCCAAAGGGCTGCTGCTGGCAGCCATCGAGGATCAGGACCCTGTCATCTTTTTTGAAGACAAGACGCTTTACAATATCACAGGAGATGTGCCGGAGAGGTATTACACACTGCCGCTTGGTAAAGCAGATGTGAAGAGAGAAGGATCTGATGTAACCATCTTTGCAGTAGGCAAACAAGTGCATACAGCACTGGAAGCGGCAGAGCAATTATCTGCTCAAGGTATTGAAGCGGAAGTGATTGATCCAAGAAGCTTGTCGCCGCTCGATGAAGAGGCCATTCTGACTTCAGTAGAAAAAACAAATCGACTTGTCATTGTCGATGAAGCAAATCCAAGGTGCGGAATTGCCGCAGATATTTCTTCTTTGATTGCAGATAAAGGATTTGATTTACTTGACGCTCCAATCAAAAAAGTAACGGCTCCTCATACACCGGTACCATTTTCACCACCTCTTGAAGATATATATCTGCCAACACCTGATAAAGTTGTGAACACCGTATTAGAGCTGATTGGCAAGAGCCATGACAAGATCTTGAACTAG
- the lpdA gene encoding dihydrolipoyl dehydrogenase produces MTLVIIGGGPAGYVAAITAARFGREVVLIDQGQLGGTCLNEGCIPTKALLQSADIYEHVKSAVHFGIELSEHEPTIQWDAVQKRKQSVVKQLTDGVRYLMNKNKVTVVNGKASFLSAHELLIESEGKSEIIQAKQIIIASGAAPAALPFAPFDGEWIIHSKDAMSLSSIPNSLCIIGGGVIGCEFASIFSRMGTKVVMVERAVHILPEEDRDIAQCLHEQLEETGVDILTSAAVKQLDSSSRKVVVENNQGEQCEIQSDLCLVAIGRTPRLGELNLDQVGIAFDRNGIYVNEHMQTNLPHIYACGDVTGGVQLAHTAFHEGTVAASHASGEHVKVNEQVIPRCIYTSPEIASVGLNEESARKQYEEIRIGTCAFSANGKALILNQPAGHVKVIVEPQYQEILGVSIIGPHATELIGQAAVMMHTELTADTLEQFIAAHPTLSEAIHEALLQTIGRAVHC; encoded by the coding sequence ATGACACTGGTCATTATAGGAGGCGGACCAGCAGGTTATGTGGCGGCCATAACAGCCGCCCGTTTTGGCAGGGAGGTTGTGTTAATTGATCAAGGTCAGCTGGGAGGTACCTGCCTCAATGAGGGCTGTATTCCAACCAAAGCTCTTTTGCAAAGCGCCGATATATATGAGCATGTGAAATCAGCTGTACATTTTGGAATTGAGCTTTCAGAACATGAGCCTACCATCCAATGGGATGCTGTCCAAAAACGGAAGCAGTCTGTCGTCAAGCAGCTCACTGATGGTGTTCGCTACTTGATGAATAAAAACAAAGTCACCGTGGTAAATGGGAAGGCTTCATTTCTATCAGCACATGAGTTATTGATAGAAAGTGAAGGAAAGTCTGAAATCATTCAAGCAAAACAAATCATTATTGCATCAGGGGCAGCGCCTGCTGCTTTACCGTTTGCACCTTTTGATGGCGAATGGATTATTCACAGCAAGGATGCCATGTCACTTTCTTCAATACCAAATTCGCTTTGCATCATTGGGGGCGGGGTGATCGGCTGTGAGTTTGCGAGCATCTTTAGCAGAATGGGGACAAAGGTTGTCATGGTTGAGCGGGCGGTGCACATTTTGCCTGAAGAAGATCGTGATATTGCACAATGTCTTCACGAGCAGCTCGAAGAAACGGGTGTAGACATTTTGACGTCCGCCGCAGTCAAGCAGCTTGATTCCTCTTCAAGAAAAGTAGTGGTGGAGAATAATCAAGGCGAGCAGTGTGAAATCCAGTCGGATCTTTGCTTAGTGGCCATTGGCAGAACTCCGCGGCTTGGAGAGTTGAATCTTGATCAGGTTGGTATTGCATTTGATAGAAACGGTATCTACGTCAATGAACATATGCAAACCAATCTCCCGCATATCTATGCGTGCGGTGATGTGACAGGTGGGGTCCAGCTTGCTCATACTGCCTTTCATGAAGGAACGGTTGCGGCATCCCATGCATCAGGTGAGCATGTAAAGGTGAATGAGCAAGTAATTCCGAGATGCATCTACACCTCTCCAGAAATCGCCAGTGTTGGTTTAAATGAAGAGAGTGCTAGAAAACAATATGAGGAGATTCGGATAGGGACATGTGCATTTTCTGCAAATGGAAAAGCATTAATCTTAAATCAACCAGCCGGTCACGTAAAGGTCATTGTAGAACCGCAATATCAAGAAATATTAGGTGTTTCAATTATCGGACCGCATGCAACAGAACTGATTGGACAAGCGGCGGTGATGATGCATACAGAGCTGACCGCTGATACATTAGAGCAGTTTATTGCGGCACATCCGACACTTTCAGAGGCGATACACGAAGCCTTGCTGCAAACCATTGGACGAGCGGTACACTGCTGA
- a CDS encoding SprT family protein, producing the protein MKERELQQLTEHISEQFFGKAFRHQAVFNDRLKTTGGRYLLGTHNIELNRRYLEEHGREELIGIIKHELCHYHLHLEGKGYQHRDRSFKELLKQVGAPRFCTPLKTVQNKRRVQKRQEYVCTGCGQYFIRKRRVDTSRYVCGVCKGKLKWQRTIGSE; encoded by the coding sequence TTGAAGGAGAGAGAGTTACAGCAGTTAACAGAGCATATTTCTGAGCAGTTCTTTGGTAAGGCATTCCGCCATCAGGCTGTTTTTAATGACCGTCTCAAAACGACAGGCGGGCGGTATCTACTTGGAACACACAATATCGAACTGAACCGCCGATACCTAGAGGAACATGGACGAGAAGAATTAATCGGGATCATCAAGCATGAGCTGTGTCATTATCATCTGCATCTTGAAGGAAAAGGCTATCAGCATCGTGACCGTTCCTTTAAAGAGTTATTAAAACAAGTAGGAGCCCCGCGTTTTTGTACACCGCTAAAGACCGTACAAAATAAACGGCGTGTACAGAAACGGCAAGAATATGTCTGCACAGGATGCGGTCAGTATTTTATCAGGAAAAGGCGAGTTGATACCTCTCGTTATGTGTGCGGCGTCTGCAAAGGAAAATTAAAATGGCAGCGTACAATCGGTTCAGAGTGA
- a CDS encoding sigma-54-dependent Fis family transcriptional regulator encodes MNPTPCYLNTWKRFVREGLLDQSRLNKRVVESWHRCKQANVNPYLDKGQSLLEKERFSAQKKKYSLFLNAALPYLNKISQQLKESDMLALLIDADGYVLSLTGSERTMVEAKRINFMEGSRWTETDVGTNAIGTALVIGEAVTINGTEHFSIASHHWSCSAAPIRDAGGTIIGVIDISCMTDNKHPFMLGMASTVAYAIEREIQVQQKRRELELITHCLQQVETDEPYVVCNEKKQIVSASRSIRERFSDWYGMDVERLKDYPFVIRGKQIIQSEQDGKMLGMSLSLEEAAKSSITVSFAQFPGESGTSKVFQQTLSEMKRAAQTDANVYIWGETGTGKELTARAIHSASERHKGPFIAVNCGAIPESLLESELFGYAEGAFTGAKRHGAKGKFEQAHKGTLFLDEIGEIPYAMQVALLRVIEERAVVPLGGTHEIPLDIRIITATHRNMNELLKEGKIREDLYYRLHVYPINIPPLRERKEDIHDLYRYYQKKYHWNAAFPESFFQKLQEYHWPGNIRELFNLFEHLRVLFPKGGWIGESQYASVLEAVDQKKQKLHPAEYTETPKELTFRERIQMQTVIDALHKTKGHVSEAARLAGVPRSTFYKWMRKFHLS; translated from the coding sequence ATGAATCCGACGCCTTGTTATTTAAATACGTGGAAACGTTTTGTTCGTGAAGGTTTGCTTGATCAGTCTCGTCTGAATAAGAGAGTGGTAGAATCATGGCACAGGTGTAAACAGGCAAATGTGAATCCGTATTTAGATAAAGGACAGTCGTTGTTAGAAAAGGAACGTTTCAGTGCCCAAAAAAAGAAATATTCATTATTCCTAAATGCGGCTCTTCCTTACTTAAATAAAATCAGTCAGCAATTAAAAGAATCTGACATGCTGGCCTTACTCATCGATGCAGACGGTTATGTGCTAAGTCTGACAGGAAGCGAAAGAACGATGGTGGAAGCAAAAAGAATTAATTTTATGGAGGGTTCACGCTGGACTGAAACAGATGTAGGGACAAACGCGATCGGAACTGCACTCGTCATCGGAGAAGCGGTGACGATCAACGGAACTGAGCATTTTTCTATCGCCTCTCACCATTGGAGTTGTTCAGCCGCTCCTATTCGCGATGCAGGTGGTACAATCATAGGGGTGATTGACATCTCTTGTATGACGGATAACAAGCACCCTTTTATGCTTGGAATGGCTTCAACGGTTGCTTATGCCATCGAGAGAGAAATTCAAGTCCAGCAAAAAAGGAGAGAGTTGGAGCTCATCACTCATTGTCTCCAGCAGGTGGAAACAGACGAACCGTATGTGGTCTGTAATGAAAAAAAGCAAATTGTTTCTGCCAGCAGGTCGATTAGAGAACGATTTTCAGACTGGTATGGAATGGATGTCGAGCGGCTTAAGGATTATCCATTTGTTATCCGGGGAAAGCAGATCATTCAATCAGAGCAAGACGGAAAGATGCTAGGCATGTCCCTTTCCCTTGAAGAAGCAGCGAAAAGCAGCATCACCGTTTCTTTTGCTCAATTTCCCGGGGAATCAGGAACAAGTAAGGTATTTCAACAGACGCTCAGCGAAATGAAACGAGCGGCACAAACAGATGCAAATGTATATATTTGGGGAGAAACAGGTACAGGAAAGGAACTGACCGCTAGAGCCATTCACTCCGCCAGTGAAAGGCATAAAGGGCCGTTTATTGCTGTTAATTGCGGAGCCATTCCTGAAAGCCTGTTAGAAAGTGAGCTGTTTGGCTATGCTGAAGGGGCTTTTACAGGGGCAAAACGTCACGGAGCTAAAGGGAAATTTGAACAAGCTCATAAGGGAACACTCTTTTTAGACGAAATTGGTGAAATCCCATATGCGATGCAAGTAGCGCTTCTTCGGGTGATAGAAGAAAGGGCAGTCGTACCGCTCGGCGGGACACACGAAATCCCTTTGGATATTCGAATCATTACAGCGACTCACCGTAATATGAACGAACTGCTGAAGGAAGGAAAAATACGAGAAGACTTGTATTACCGTCTTCATGTCTATCCGATCAACATTCCGCCGCTTAGAGAAAGAAAAGAAGACATTCATGATTTATATCGTTATTACCAAAAGAAGTACCACTGGAATGCGGCGTTTCCTGAATCATTTTTTCAGAAATTGCAAGAGTATCATTGGCCAGGAAACATACGAGAGCTTTTTAATCTGTTTGAACATCTAAGGGTCCTCTTTCCGAAAGGCGGATGGATTGGTGAATCGCAATACGCTTCAGTATTAGAGGCGGTTGATCAGAAAAAGCAGAAGCTGCATCCAGCAGAGTATACCGAGACTCCAAAAGAACTCACATTCAGGGAACGCATTCAAATGCAAACAGTGATAGACGCACTGCATAAAACGAAAGGTCATGTGTCAGAAGCAGCGAGGCTAGCAGGGGTGCCAAGAAGTACTTTTTATAAGTGGATGCGAAAGTTTCATCTGTCTTAA
- the cmpA gene encoding cortex morphogenetic protein CmpA, which translates to MPNWLKNQMQKAFFEKNHYQIKLLNQCWYFYRKKHSVASRHTPS; encoded by the coding sequence ATGCCCAACTGGCTGAAAAATCAGATGCAGAAGGCTTTTTTCGAAAAAAATCATTACCAAATCAAGTTGTTGAATCAATGCTGGTACTTCTACAGAAAAAAACATTCAGTCGCATCAAGGCACACCCCATCCTGA
- a CDS encoding PP2C family serine/threonine-protein phosphatase, with product MKQIEQHEHVNAIIYQSNKEGKSCCGDSFFIKADDEELICAVADGLGSGQFANESSSLVSEIVEEYGHEDMTTLIDRCNQAMKNKRGATVAILKVNFSQQQFTYCSVGNIRFILNAPSGDYIYPLPTSGYLSGKPRKYKTYTYSYEKGSTFIMYSDGLNVPNMRMCLKHSHSVADIAKQLETYTQDKKDDLTYVLGQLT from the coding sequence ATGAAGCAGATTGAACAGCATGAGCATGTGAATGCCATTATCTATCAATCGAATAAAGAAGGGAAATCATGCTGCGGGGACAGTTTTTTTATTAAAGCAGATGATGAAGAACTAATTTGTGCTGTGGCAGACGGATTAGGCAGCGGTCAGTTCGCCAATGAATCATCTTCTTTAGTCAGCGAAATTGTCGAAGAATATGGACATGAGGATATGACGACCCTCATCGACAGATGCAATCAGGCGATGAAAAATAAACGCGGAGCCACTGTAGCCATATTAAAGGTGAATTTTTCCCAGCAGCAGTTTACCTATTGTTCGGTTGGTAATATTCGGTTCATCTTGAATGCCCCTTCTGGCGACTATATTTATCCACTTCCGACATCAGGATACTTATCAGGGAAACCTAGAAAATATAAAACATACACCTATTCCTACGAAAAAGGATCGACATTCATTATGTATTCAGACGGACTGAATGTGCCAAACATGAGAATGTGTTTAAAGCATAGTCATTCAGTTGCAGACATTGCCAAACAGCTTGAAACATACACACAAGACAAAAAGGACGATCTCACCTATGTACTTGGTCAGCTCACGTAA
- a CDS encoding Tex family protein, with amino-acid sequence MKTSDFLLKQIATELKLSTKQIESVIKLLEDGNTVPFIARYRKEQTGSLDEVQIQTISERYTYIQNVMNRKEEVIRLIAEQDKLTDELKQKIEQAHKLQEVEDLYRPFKQKRKTKANVAKAKGLEPLAEYVLTLPSDEIEKKAASFINEEKEVTSVEEALEGAQHIIAEQLADDPDMRKWIRSETYQKGSLVTSGKDIESDEKNVYEMYYDYQEPIKKIVPHRVLAVNRGEKEGILKAAIEPPAENIRFYLDKQVIKGKQTTARPFIEAAIDDAYKRLIQPSIEREIRKELTEKAEEQAIHIFAENLRKLLLQPPMKGKRVLGVDPAFRTGCKLAVVDDTGKVHHIGVIYPHPPVQKKAEAKQKVKEIIQSSNIEVIAIGNGTASRETEQFIADLIQELDQPVSYLIVNEAGASVYSASALAREEFPDLQVEERSAISIARRLQDPLAELVKIDPKSVGVGQYQHDVSQKQLNSSLTFVVETVVNQVGVNVNTASQALLQYVSGLSKAVAGNIIKRREEIGRFTSRKELKDIPRLGAKTYEQCIGFLRIADGQDPLDRTGIHPESYKETKQFLRMIKMTPNDLGTEQLKKKIAEVKLDEAAEQLDIGIITLQDIVDQLTRPERDPRDEVPKPLLKTDVLKLEDLKQGMELQGTVRNVVDFGAFVDIGVKQDGLVHISKLSNRFVKHPLDVVSVGDIVTVWVDSVDQAKGRVALSMLKPE; translated from the coding sequence ATGAAGACATCTGACTTTTTATTGAAACAAATTGCAACAGAATTAAAGCTTTCAACAAAACAAATTGAAAGTGTCATCAAGCTCTTAGAGGATGGTAACACCGTCCCGTTTATTGCCCGTTACCGGAAAGAGCAGACAGGCTCTCTGGATGAGGTGCAAATTCAAACCATTTCAGAGCGCTATACATATATCCAAAATGTCATGAACCGAAAAGAAGAAGTCATTCGCTTAATCGCAGAACAAGACAAACTGACAGATGAATTAAAACAAAAAATTGAACAAGCTCATAAACTGCAAGAGGTCGAAGATTTATACCGACCATTCAAACAAAAACGTAAAACAAAGGCGAATGTAGCCAAAGCAAAAGGGCTCGAGCCGCTGGCGGAATATGTACTCACGCTGCCAAGCGATGAGATCGAGAAGAAGGCCGCTTCTTTTATCAACGAAGAAAAAGAAGTAACAAGTGTAGAAGAGGCACTTGAAGGCGCGCAGCACATCATTGCTGAACAGCTGGCAGATGATCCTGATATGCGGAAATGGATTCGCAGCGAAACGTACCAAAAGGGAAGTCTGGTCACATCAGGAAAAGACATCGAGAGCGATGAGAAAAATGTCTATGAAATGTATTACGATTATCAAGAGCCCATCAAAAAGATAGTGCCTCACCGCGTACTAGCGGTCAATCGTGGAGAGAAAGAAGGCATCTTAAAGGCAGCCATCGAGCCACCTGCTGAAAATATTCGTTTCTATCTCGACAAACAAGTCATAAAAGGCAAACAGACGACGGCGAGACCGTTTATCGAAGCGGCAATTGACGATGCGTATAAACGCCTTATTCAGCCTTCCATCGAACGAGAAATACGCAAAGAGCTGACAGAAAAGGCAGAGGAACAAGCGATTCATATTTTTGCTGAAAACTTAAGAAAACTGCTGCTTCAGCCGCCGATGAAAGGGAAGCGTGTACTTGGAGTGGACCCTGCGTTTCGTACAGGCTGTAAATTAGCCGTCGTGGATGATACAGGAAAAGTCCATCATATAGGCGTCATTTACCCGCACCCGCCTGTACAGAAAAAAGCGGAAGCGAAACAAAAAGTGAAAGAGATCATTCAATCATCTAACATTGAAGTCATTGCGATTGGAAACGGAACAGCCTCAAGAGAGACCGAACAATTCATTGCAGACCTCATTCAAGAGCTGGATCAGCCAGTCTCCTATTTGATTGTGAATGAAGCAGGAGCAAGTGTATACTCTGCGTCTGCACTGGCGCGAGAAGAGTTTCCAGACCTGCAAGTCGAAGAACGAAGCGCCATATCCATTGCTCGAAGATTACAAGATCCTTTAGCAGAGCTCGTGAAAATTGATCCGAAGTCTGTCGGAGTGGGCCAATACCAGCATGACGTGAGCCAAAAACAATTAAACAGCTCGTTAACCTTCGTGGTAGAGACGGTCGTCAACCAAGTCGGTGTGAACGTCAATACGGCCTCACAGGCGCTGCTGCAATATGTGTCAGGTCTTTCAAAAGCTGTCGCAGGGAATATCATCAAGCGCCGCGAAGAGATTGGAAGATTCACAAGCAGAAAAGAGCTAAAGGACATTCCAAGACTTGGTGCTAAGACTTATGAGCAGTGTATCGGCTTCCTGCGCATCGCAGACGGACAAGATCCACTTGACCGGACAGGCATTCACCCAGAGAGCTATAAAGAAACAAAACAGTTCTTACGCATGATCAAGATGACACCAAATGATCTTGGCACAGAGCAGTTAAAGAAGAAAATCGCAGAGGTCAAGCTGGACGAAGCAGCAGAGCAGCTTGATATTGGTATCATTACACTACAAGATATCGTCGATCAGCTGACAAGACCTGAGCGTGATCCGCGCGATGAAGTACCAAAACCTCTTTTAAAAACAGATGTGTTGAAATTAGAGGACTTGAAGCAAGGAATGGAGCTGCAAGGTACAGTGAGAAACGTTGTAGACTTCGGCGCATTCGTTGATATTGGTGTAAAACAGGACGGGCTTGTCCATATTTCCAAGCTCAGCAACCGCTTTGTGAAGCATCCGCTTGACGTTGTATCAGTTGGTGACATTGTGACTGTATGGGTGGACTCCGTTGACCAGGCAAAAGGCCGCGTTGCCCTCTCCATGCTGAAACCAGAGTAA